In Mycolicibacterium nivoides, the DNA window CGGTGGCCCGGATGTCTTTCTGTTTGGCCGCCGGCGCCACGAACTTGTCGGCGAACTCGCTGTAGTACGCCAGGAAATCACCGGTCAAACGGGATCGCGCGTCTGCAAAGTCCTTGTCCAAACTGTCTGGAGCGTAGGACAACAACGCCACCGAACCGTCGGACGCCGCGTCGATGACCGTCGTGGACGCCCTGGCATTCCCGTGATCCACGCGGTACACGCCGAAATAGAGTGCTGCTGCCGAACTGGCCGTGGCCAGCAATACACAGACGACCGCGATCGGGCGCCATCGCCGGGAAATGCCGTGGATCCACCGCTCCTGGGGATCGGAACCCTCGTCAGTGACGGCCTGCTCGGCCTCAACCTCGGTGACGTCGTCGGTGTCTGACTCCTCGGTGATCGATTCACCGTCGGCTGTGCTCTCGGTATCTGCTTCAGCTGTGCCTGTGTTCACGGGACGAACTCCACCTTCGACATCTTGATCTGTTCCCCGTCTTTGACCATGGTGAGGCTCAAGCGCCAGTTGCGCGGCTGCTGATTCGCCCCGGCCGAGTTGCTGACGGTGGTGGCCGTACCGACGAGGACGACTGCGGAGTCCGCATCCATCGACTGCACCGCGGAGGCCTTCACGGTCGCCTTCGTCGTCGCCTTCGAGTCCTGCGCCGCTTTCACCAGATCCTCTGCGGAGGACTGGATGTCGTCCTTGAACTGGCCGATCGAGTTGTCGAGGATCTGCCGTACGTTGTCCTGCGCCGTGGCACTGTCGATCGACATAAGGGTGACGGCGGCTTGCGATGCTGCCGCCGAGAACTCCGCGCGGCGCTGCTGCTCACGGTCAGCCTGCTGGTGGTACCAGATCATGTATCCACTTGCCGCCAGCAACGCCCCGCTGACCAGGATCGCCACGCCGGCGAGCAACGTCGCCAGTCTCGGACGCCACCTGCGCTTTGTGCCCCTGGCCGACGGCTGGTCCACGTCAGCGTCGCCTTCATGCTGATCCAACAACTCCAGATCGCCGTCGCTCAACTGCGTGTCTACGTCGTCGGCCGGTTCGAGCACGGCCGTCTCAGTTTCCTGGTCGGAGCGGCTGAGTAACCGCATAGTGCACCTCCGGTTGGTCTCGGCCAATCGCGGATGGCATCAGTTACCGCTGTCGCCCTCATGGCCGATGTGACTGCTGCCACACGCTAATGCGGCCGAAGTTCGCATCGCCGCGGCTGTCCCACCCAGCGGACAAATCCGTGGCTGCCGAACTCGTGCCTCACCAGTTCCGCAGCGAACACAACGCCCCTTTGGGGCCGGCCGCACGGTCGACGACGACTCCGTCGATCGCCATTTCGCAACTCAGGGTCCGCGGCGTTTGCGGAGCCAACCCGCCGGTGCTGACGGTGACCATCGCCCATTTCATCGGATCGGCGAGCATGACCTCGCGGATCCAGGGCTTGCCCGGTTCCAGCGTGAGATCGTCCTTGGGGCTGAACTCGTACGGATTGTGGCTGTAGTCCGCCCATGTCGGCGGGTCGACCTCGCGGAAGTAGATGCCGACGGTCGTCGGCTCATCGGCGGTGACCGTGTAGGTCACGCGGTGCATCATCGGGTCCTCGTCCGCGTGCGCCGGTATCGCCAGGGGAAGGCACGCACCGAGGGCGCCGGCGAACATCGCGCTCAGCGCGACCGCACGCTCAGAGGTCGCCACGAAGCCACCTGCTCGATCCGTCACTGGACACACAACTCAGGAAGAGTCCGTCGGGCGCCTGCGCGACGGAGTTCTCGAAACCTGTGCATGGGGAGTTCTCCTCGCGAATGCCTTTCAGCGGCGGCGACCGGAAGTACCGCGGCTCGTAACGGCGCGGCGACCCGCAGAAGACAAGCCGGCCCCACGAGGTGGTGCCGAAGACGTAGTACGCCGTATCCGAACACGGCGCGCCTAGCACGACGCCGCCGGCCATCCCGGGTACGCACGAGGGTTCACTGCATCCGGCAGGTTCTGCCCTGGCTGGGGCTGGGGCGGTCAGCGCCGCCGCGACAAGCAGCCCTGCCATGGCTGCCACCGGTATCCGCACGTACGACACTGTGGCACGGCTGAATCCGCTTGCCACCGAATGGCCCACTAGGTGGGACATTCTCCGTCAAATCAGCAGCGGAAGTTGCACAGTGAACACTGCCGCGGCGACCGCCGGTGGCCGGTGGACAGAGGAGTTTGGGTCATGCGGGTGTCGACGGCATTCATTGGGGCAGGGGTGGTTACCGCCGCTGCGGTAGCCGGCTTGTGCAGCCCAATCGCCGACGCGTCCCCGAGCTGGGGTCTCAACGGTACCTACGTCGCCACGTCGAATGGCGAGTGGGCCAAGACAAACGACATATTCCACGACGAGGCCAGCATTCGCGGCACCTGGACCATCTCCACGACATGCAGTTACCCGAGCGAGTGCACCGGCACGGTCGACACTGATTGGGGATGGAGCGCACCCATCTACAAGAAGAGCGGCGTCTGGTACGTCAAGAAGACCGTGGACAACTGGCAGCCGTGCGGTGACGGCACCGCGGGCCCGGGTCTGCAGGTGTACCGCTTCTTCCCTTCGAACGCGGACGCCACCGCAACCGATCCGGCATCGACGACGCTTCTGGGCGAGGATTCGACCACCGGCGTCAGCGGATCGTGCGGCAGTAGCCGGGTCGTATTCATCACGATGCCGTTCAAACTGGTGAAAACGGCCTGACCGGACAGCTTTTCAGCTGCCCGGTCAAATCCGGCACCAAGACCCCGCGATGGAATCCATCGCGGGGTTTTCTCGGCTCAGGTGGTGAAGAGGTCTTCCCACGTCCTGTCACCGGAACGCGGCACAAGGTCCGACTGCCGATACACCTTGCCGTCTGGTGTGACGTACCGTCCCGTACGCGGGTCGTAGGTGGCAATCGCGACCGACGGGCCATCAGATCCATTGGGGGAAAATGCACTCGGCGCCATGGCCGGTGCATCAGGGGTCGGCGGAACATCAGCCACTGGCGAATCCACTTGCGGCGCCTCGGCCGGCGGTGCGCCAGGTGGCGGCGCCTCGCCTGGTGGCACCGCCACCGGCGGAAGTGGCGTGCCCTCGATCGGGCCGTGGATGAACTTGTCATGATCGACACGCGAATCCGGCGCGATTCCCTGAGCAAGCAGATTGGGATCGATCGGGTAGGGACCGAGGGAGTGCTGGCGCATCGCCAACGGCTCGTAAGGTCGGTCGCTGTCGCAGATTTCGACGGTGGGAGCGCGTTTTCCGGGTTTCCCCATGCATGGGTAGTTGCGCGCTCCGCGGACACCGATCGGCGAGTCCTGCGGCAGTTTGCAGTACAGCCCGTCAGGGGTGTCGATGTCGCTGGTGTCCTCGGGAGAACGCCACGCCGACGGCGGCAGGAATCCCACGGTGCAGGCCGGCGGATCGCCGATATTGAGGGTGAAGTCACCCAATGACATTCCAACTGGGTTGTTCTTCGGCGCACCGTAGGACTGTGTGGAGGCAACGACTGGGGGAAGCAGCACCAGTAACTGCTCCAGGGAGGGGTGGTAGGTCACCCCGACCTGGCCCAGGCTGGTGAGGTTGGCCAGCAACAGCGGCAACGTGGGTTTGACTTGATTGAACAAACGGGATGCTTCGTCGGCGGTCCCCGGTCCGTCCTTCAGCAGAGTGCGCACATGGTGGTCGTCGTCGGCGACCTGCTTGGTGATTCCGGCCATGCTGCGAGCCCAGGTGCGGATCGCATCGACTGATTCGGCCTGCCCGTCGAGTAGCGGCGCACCGTCATCGATGAGCGCACGAGACTGATCGGAGGCAGCGTTCGCCTCGGAGATAAGTCTCGACGAGGAGTCCAGCAATGCCCCCATGTCGTTTCCAGTGCCGTTGAAGGCCTTGAAGGTTTCATCGAGCAGCGGGCTGATCTTGTCCTTCGGGATGCTGCCCATGAGTGAACTGACCTGATCGAGCATCGGCCCCACGGCTTGAGGGATCGATGCATTCGATGCCGGGATCACAGAGCCGTCATGCAGATACGGTCCGGAGTCGTTGCGGGGCTGCAGATCGACGTACTGCTCGCCTACTGCCGACACGCTCAGAACCGCGGCATGCAGGTCCGCGGGGATCTTGGGTGACGTGTTCAGCGACAGTGTAGCCACAGCTCCCTCACGGGTGGGCCGCACTTCAGTGACCTTCCCCATCTGTACGCCGCGGTAGGTGACGTTCGAGAACTGGTACAGCCCACCGGTTCCCGGCAGTTGCAGAGTCACCGTCATTCGCCCGATTCCCAAAAGGGTCGGAGCCTGCAGATAAACGATGCACATCAGGGCCATGCCGATCACCGACGCCACCGCGAAGATGGCGAGTTGGATTCGGACAAAACGGGTGAGCATCAGTTGCCACCTCCGTTCGGCTCTGCGGGGTCAGAAGGTGCCAGTACGGCAGTCGATTCGGGCTGCGGTTCCGGTGCGGGCACCGAGGCCGGGTCGGCCGGTGCCGGGTCGACAAGCGGCGGCATCGTGGCCACCGCCGGCGGTGTCGGAGTCAGCGGCATGTTCAGGGGATCCTTGGTGTAGTTCGAGAACCAGGGATCGCCGGGCGCCGGCGTCAACGGCAAGCCCTCCTGGCCCCACCGGGTGCCCAGGAACAATCCCCTCTTCAGCCGCGGAACGGTGAAATCGAAGGTGATGAACTGGTTGAGGTAGTCCCCGCGAATC includes these proteins:
- a CDS encoding twin-arginine translocation pathway signal, whose protein sequence is MNTGTAEADTESTADGESITEESDTDDVTEVEAEQAVTDEGSDPQERWIHGISRRWRPIAVVCVLLATASSAAALYFGVYRVDHGNARASTTVIDAASDGSVALLSYAPDSLDKDFADARSRLTGDFLAYYSEFADKFVAPAAKQKDIRATASVVRAAPITVQSDTAEVLVYLNQATTSRDNPEPAQAASAVKVGLTKVDGNWLISSFTPI
- a CDS encoding MCE family protein, which translates into the protein MLTRFVRIQLAIFAVASVIGMALMCIVYLQAPTLLGIGRMTVTLQLPGTGGLYQFSNVTYRGVQMGKVTEVRPTREGAVATLSLNTSPKIPADLHAAVLSVSAVGEQYVDLQPRNDSGPYLHDGSVIPASNASIPQAVGPMLDQVSSLMGSIPKDKISPLLDETFKAFNGTGNDMGALLDSSSRLISEANAASDQSRALIDDGAPLLDGQAESVDAIRTWARSMAGITKQVADDDHHVRTLLKDGPGTADEASRLFNQVKPTLPLLLANLTSLGQVGVTYHPSLEQLLVLLPPVVASTQSYGAPKNNPVGMSLGDFTLNIGDPPACTVGFLPPSAWRSPEDTSDIDTPDGLYCKLPQDSPIGVRGARNYPCMGKPGKRAPTVEICDSDRPYEPLAMRQHSLGPYPIDPNLLAQGIAPDSRVDHDKFIHGPIEGTPLPPVAVPPGEAPPPGAPPAEAPQVDSPVADVPPTPDAPAMAPSAFSPNGSDGPSVAIATYDPRTGRYVTPDGKVYRQSDLVPRSGDRTWEDLFTT